The proteins below come from a single Aegilops tauschii subsp. strangulata cultivar AL8/78 chromosome 6, Aet v6.0, whole genome shotgun sequence genomic window:
- the LOC109757414 gene encoding non-specific lipid transfer protein-like 1, with product MALTGGATTAACILVLLALADAAGAATRAPAPAPAPDCMEALISLADCLDYVTPSTKSARPSKACCTEVKTAVGTPATVKCLCAAMDAKTTPIPINMTRVLALPTACGQSASVLNKCHAAHGPGGAPAEAPSPSASSGGATASPPKANVAARSPGGSATVLLATVVTSLLAFYYL from the exons ATGGCTCTCACCGGCGGCGCCACCACCGCAGCGTGCATCCTCGTCCTCCtcgcgctcgccgacgccgcggGGGCGGCTACCCGGGCGccagcgccggcgccggcgccggacTGCATGGAGGCGTTGATTAGCCTCGCAGACTGCCTCGACTATGTGACGCCCAGCACCAAGTCGGCTCGGCCTTCCAAGGCTTGCTGCACGGAGGTGAAGACCGCCGTCGGCACCCCCGCCACCGTGAAGTGCCTCTGCGCTGCCATGGACGCCAAGACAACTCCGATACCGATCAACATGACACGGGTGCTCGCTCTCCCCACCGCCTGCGGCCAATCCGCCTCCGTCTTGAACAAGTGTCACG CTGCACATGGGCCGGGTGGTGCTCCTGCTGAAG CACCGTCACCTTCAGCATCCAGTGGCGGCGCGACCGCTTCACCACCGAAGGCGAATGTGGCGGCGAGGTCTCCGGGCGGCTCCGCCACCGTTCTCTTGGCAACTGTGGTGACTTCGCTGCTCGCCTTCTATTACCTCTGA
- the LOC141026143 gene encoding non-specific lipid transfer protein-like 1 — protein sequence MALNGGATTAACILVLLALAGAAGATFSAPPPVDCSALLAGLADCLDFVSPGSKSSQPSKACCGEVKTNVGSPAVVDCVCAAMFSKPTQLPFNKTRVYALPDACGTPASVLNRCHGSLSFI from the exons ATGGCTCTCAACGGCGGCGCCACCACCGCAGCGTGCATCCTCGTCCTCCTCGCACTCGCCGGCGCCGCGGGGGCAACCTTCTCGGCGCCGCCGCCGGTGGACTGCTCGGCATTGTTGGCCGGCCTCGCAGACTGCCTCGACTTTGTGTCGCCCGGCAGCAAGTCGAGTCAACCTTCCAAGGCCTGCTGCGGGGAGGTGAAGACCAACGTCGGCAGCCCCGCCGTCGTGGACTGCGTCTGCGCCGCCATGTTCTCGAAGCCAACGCAGTTACCGTTCAACAAGACACGGGTGTACGCTCTCCCCGACGCCTGCGGCACGCCCGCCTCCGTCTTGAacaggtgccatg GAAGTTTATCATTTATTTGA